The window AGATTCTCACGGTTCTGTGATCGCGCGCCGGGTGCTGGAATAAAAAAATGGCGACGACATCAGGGAGGAGGAAGATGTCGCCGCCTTAAAGAAAAGAGATGCCCGGGAGGAGGATGGGAACCTCTTTGATATTCAAGAAAACCATCGGGAGGATTGCTTTCATGCATTTGTTTTAGCGCTAATTGCTGCGCTTGCACAATCTTTTTTTGCGCAATGCTGCCATGCGGCATGCGCATATGTTGGTTGTTGCTTAATATTTGTGCACAGGATTTTGGGCGAAAGTGATGACATGCCGCAGCGCCGAGACTTGCGATTTCTGTCTGATCTGCGATGTCATGCGCTGTCACAAGGAGTAGTGCGATGCCCGTCACCAAAGCAGATGTAGAAGCGGCCCTGAACAGGATCAACTTGCCTGACGGACGCAGCCTCATGGACCACGATCTGGTCCGCGCTCTTTCGGTCGAAGACGGCGCTGTGCGTTTCGTGATCGAGGCACCAAATGCAGATGTTGCGCGGTCGATGGCGCCTTTGCGGGATGCTGCGGAAAAGCTTGTTTCGGAGATTGCAGGTGTAACGAAAGCAACTGTTGCGCTCACGGCGCACGGGCCTGCCGCCAAACCTGCCGCGCCACCCAGCCTCAAGATCGGCGGGCACCCCAAACCACAGGATGGCCCGACAAAGCCGAGTGGTGTTCAGCGCATCCTTGCAATCGGTTCGGGTAAGGGGGGCGTTGGTAAATCCACCGTCAGCACCAACCTCGCCGTGGCACTGGCCAAGCAGGGCCGCAAGGTCGGATTGCTGGATGCAGACATCTACGGCCCCAGTATTCCGCGCATGATGGGCGTGAGTAAACGTCCGGCCAGCCCAGATGGCAAAACCATCATCCCGCTGAAGGCTCACGGCGTTACGCTGATGTCTATCGGTTTCATGATGGAAGAGGGTAAGGCGACCATCTGGCGTGGTCCTATGCTGATGGGGGCCTTGCAGCAGATGTTGGGGCAGGTCGAGTGGGGGGAGCTTGATGTGCTTTTGGTGGATCTGCCGCCTGGTACCGGCGATGTGCAGCTGACCCTGTGTACCAAGTCTGAACTGTCAGGCGCGATTGTCGTGAGTACACCGCAGGATGTGGCGCTGATCGACGCGCGCAAGGCGCTCGATATGTTCGCGACGCTAAAGACCCCTGTGCTGGGCCTGATTGAAAACATGTCTATGTTTGTGTGCCCCGATTGTGGTTCAGAGCATGCGATCTTCGGGCAGGGCGGTGTGGCCGCAGAGGCGGCAGGCATGGACGTGCCGCTGCTGGGGACATTGCCGATTGACCTGGAGACGCGGCTTGCCGGGGA is drawn from Sulfitobacter sp. S223 and contains these coding sequences:
- a CDS encoding Mrp/NBP35 family ATP-binding protein, with product MPVTKADVEAALNRINLPDGRSLMDHDLVRALSVEDGAVRFVIEAPNADVARSMAPLRDAAEKLVSEIAGVTKATVALTAHGPAAKPAAPPSLKIGGHPKPQDGPTKPSGVQRILAIGSGKGGVGKSTVSTNLAVALAKQGRKVGLLDADIYGPSIPRMMGVSKRPASPDGKTIIPLKAHGVTLMSIGFMMEEGKATIWRGPMLMGALQQMLGQVEWGELDVLLVDLPPGTGDVQLTLCTKSELSGAIVVSTPQDVALIDARKALDMFATLKTPVLGLIENMSMFVCPDCGSEHAIFGQGGVAAEAAGMDVPLLGTLPIDLETRLAGDGGMPVAAGDGPMAQAYARIAEGLIKGGMA